The following proteins are encoded in a genomic region of Xenopus laevis strain J_2021 chromosome 3L, Xenopus_laevis_v10.1, whole genome shotgun sequence:
- the chchd5.L gene encoding coiled-coil-helix-coiled-coil-helix domain containing 5 L homeolog: MQAALEITAKYCRNEMEEYGQCVTSKPGTWQQDCHMLKVKVAQCTSSHPVIKRIRSQCAEPFGAFEQCLKENQTSVENCTKHVTDFLRCAESVKLAE, encoded by the exons AT gcaGGCAGCATTAGAAATAACCGCCAAGTATTGCCGCAATGAGATGGAGGAGTATGGGCAGTGTGTAACCAGCAAACCAGGGACATGGCAACAGGACTGTCACATGCTGAAAGTAAAGGTGGCTCAATGCACTTCTTCCCA CCCAGTTATTAAGCGCATCCGCTCTCAGTGTGCAGAACCCTTTGGGGCATTTGAGCAGTGCCTGAAGGAGAACCAAACGTctgtagaaaactgcaccaagcACGTCACGGATTTCCTCCGCTGTGCGGAGAGTGTCAAGCTTGCGGAATAG